A stretch of Brachyhypopomus gauderio isolate BG-103 chromosome 3, BGAUD_0.2, whole genome shotgun sequence DNA encodes these proteins:
- the ndufb8 gene encoding NADH dehydrogenase [ubiquinone] 1 beta subcomplex subunit 8, mitochondrial, which produces MRSPQCQRTVNMAAFRAGLLARALVNGKGQRISNVIFGARAASGVSKDMLPGPYPKNATEWAAAAKKYNLRPEDYQPYPNDGRGFGDYPMLPNKSQQERDPFYQWDHPDLRRNWGEPIHWEFDMFTRNRVDTSPSPVDWATMCKTLLGFIGFMLLMFGLGEVFPSYQPVAPKQYPYNNLYLENGGDPEKEPETVKHYEI; this is translated from the exons ATGCGTAGTCCTCAATGTCAGCGCACAGTTAACATGGCGGCCTTTCGAGCAGGTCTTTTGGCTCGAGCTCTTGTCAACGGAAAAGGACAAAGAATTTCTAATGTGATTTTTGGAGCAAGGGCAG CGTCTGGGGTGTCTAAGGACATGCTGCCAGGACCTTACCCCAAAAACGCAACGGAATGGGCTGCTGCTGCCAAGAAATACAACCTGCGGCCGGAGGACTACCAACCATATCCCAACGATGGCAGGGG GTTCGGCGACTACCCAATGCTACCTAACAAGTCTCAGCAAGAGCGGGACCCATTCTACCAGTGGGACCATCCTGACCTCAGGAGAAACTGGGGAGAGCCG ATTCACTGGGAGTTTGACATGTTCACCAGGAACCGAGTGGATACATCCCCCAGCCCCGTGGACTGGGCCACCATGTGTAAAACACTGCTGGGTTTCATTGGCTTCATGCTGCTCATGTTTGGCCTGGGGGAGGTGTTCCCTTCCTACCAGCCTGTG GCTCCTAAACAGTATCCTTACAACAATCTTTATTTGGAGAATGGTGGCGATCCAGAGAAAGAACCAGAAACAGTGAAGCATTATGaaatataa